Sequence from the bacterium genome:
ATAAGATATCAGCTAAAATTAAATAATTGTGAACGGATTTACGAAAATACTGACGGCAACATTTTGTGTTTTGTTCATGAACCGGGCAGGTATCACAAATGAACCAGTCGGTAGCGAACAAACGAGCAGGTTTACAATTGCCCGAATCAAATACGGCGGAGGAGGAGATTGGTACGGTAACAAGACGGCGTTGAACAATCTATTACGATATCTGAAAGAGCAAACCAATATTGTTACCGGCAACAGCGAAACTTTTGTTGAACTGTCGGACATCAAGTTATTCGATTATTCTTTTCTGTATATGGCGGGACATGGAAATGTCAAATTTTCAGATGCCGATGTGAAAAATTTACGAACGCATCTGACTCATGGCGGATTCCTTTGGTGCGATGACGACTACGGAATAGATAAGTTTTTTAGACGCGAAATGAAGAAAGTTTTTCCTGAACTTGAATTTGTTCCAATACCTTTCTCTCATCCTTTATATCATATTTATTATAATTTTCCGAACGGACTTCCCAAGATTCATGAACACGATGGCGGCGCACCCGAAGCATTTGGTTTGTTCTGGAAGGGACGTTTGGTTTGCTTCTATTCCAAAAACACCGATATCAGCGACGGGCTGGAAGGGCCGGACGTTTTTCCCGAGGATGGAATAGAAAAACATCAACAGGCGCTTAAAATAGCGACGAATATTGTAGTGTATGCTTTAACTTACTAATCTATTTCAAGGAAAAATTATGAAATCGACAGTACTTGACAGAGTATTTGACGGTGTGATATTATGTTTGATGTTAGTTGCTCTGTACTTTGTTTTTATCTGGGTTCCGAACGAAAAAACAATGGGAATCATTCAACGAATATTCTATTTTCACGTGCCGGCTGCGTGGGTTGCGTTCCTGGCTTTCGGAATTGTATTTGCTGCGAGTATAGCATACTTGGTCAGCCGTAATGACCATTGGGATCTCATTGCGGCGATAAGCGCTGAGTTGGGGCTTGTTTTTTGTTCCATCATGTTGATCACAGGTCCGATATGGGCCAAGCCGGTTTGGGGGATTTGGTGGACATGGGATCCGCGACTGACGCTGGCGCTTGTACTGTGGCTGATTTACGTTGCATACGTAATGTTGAGGATCTACATTGACGACGAAGGCAAACGCGCCCGACTATCGGCCGTCGTGGGTATCATTGGTTTTCTTGACGTGCCGTTGGTATACATGTCGATCCGTTGGTGGCGTACTCAGCATCCTGCGGCCGTGATGGGCGGCGGAGAAAAGTCGGGTCTTGCGCCCGAAATGATGCTGACCTTTGTTATTTGCTTAGTAACTTTTACTGCGCTGTTCTTTTATTTGCTTCAGAAGCGGTATGGCATTGAAAAAGCCGAGCAGGAGATCAATGAACTTTATAAAAAAATCGGAGATCGTGATTGACCGCTCAGTTTTTCTTTTCTTGACTCTCGTTTCAGTCCGTGCGTATATTATTTTGTTATAACTTTTTACATACGATTATAGGATTTTTCATGTTACGATTCGTCATATTAATAATTTTTATAGGCTTTTCTTCATCATACGCAGGTGAAAGCGGATATCAATTTTTACGTGTAGGCGTTCCGGCCAAGGCGACGGGGCTGGGTGACACATATGTGTCTCAATTTGGCGATGTGAATACCTTCATGTATAATCCTGCCGGTCTATCTAAACTTTCCCATAGGCAATTTTCCGCCGGCTATATGAACCATATCCTTGACATTGGATCCGGTTATGCAGCCTACGCGCAGCCGTATAAAGATATCGGCGTATTCGGAGCAGGGCTTGTCTATTTCGGTTATGGGGACTTTCAAGGTTATGATGCCTCGGGTTATGAGACCAGCAGTTTTTCTTCCAGCGATTATGCTCTTAGTTTGTTCTATGCGCGTCAGCTGAAAGAAAATGTTCATTTCGGCGCGACGGTAAAGATCATTCGATCTGCTATTGAAAACTATTCATCCGGAGCGGTCGCTGTGGATCTCGGAGCCATTTATGTTTTGCAGCAATACGATATGCAGCTCGGCGCAAGTCTTTTGAATGCCGGATTCGCGACTCATGCATTTCTTGACCACAAAGAAAAGCTCCCTCTTAGTTTGCAATTGGGCGTTTCGAGGAAATGGAATTTCACCACATTCGGCTTGAATCTGTCAGACTTAAACTTGCCGGGTAACAGGCTGAAAAGATTTGCCGTCAGCGCCGAAGCCGATCCCTGGGAGAAAATAAGCATGCGCATCGGTTATAATCTGCAACGCAAAAGCGAGCTGGATCTGAAAGGATCCGGTTTTCTTAACGGCGCAGCAGGCCTGTCCGCCGGCTTAGGCTTCAAACACCAGAACTACGTATTTGATTATTCATTCTCTTCATGGGGCATCGGCGCTGTTAACCGATTTTCTTTGACTGTAAATTTATAGGATTCGTACTATGGATATGTTTAACGATCCGGATTTTGTTTGGACGGGTTTTAATCTGGCCGTTCTTCTCTACGTTCTTTACGATATCTACCAGGAGTTATCGACTATTTTTACCTACGTAGCCCGAACCGGACAAAAAGATGGATTTTTTATTACGTTTGTAAACCGTTTATCATCCAGAGTTTATTTTATTCTGATGCTCATCAGCGCTAGCCTTCTCTTTGTCGTAAATAACGCCGAAATGCTCGAAGCGGTCATGTTAATTGCGCCGGTTGCGCTGCTGATCGGTTTTTTTGTAAACACACTTATATGCAAAATGTGTTTTATTAACGACATCGGGCTGGGAACGGTTTCGCCAAATTATGAAATGGAAATCCAATGGAATGAGATTAAGGCGTACACATGGAAACAAAATGTATTATGTTTAATTCTCAATCGAAAGTGGTTTACTCGAAAAAAAATTAAGTTCAGCGATTCGTCGGCAATTACAGTTATCAATGACCGTCTCCAAAACCTCACCCATCAGGGCACTCATGTTCCTTCAGACTCTATGGACATAAAAGCTATTTAAGTAATAATAAAGCTACCGACTTATTTGCACGGAGAAAAATTATGGCGAACTCTATTCGGCAATATCACAAAAAACTATGGATTACGGCAATTGTGTTGTTTTCAGCATTGCTTGGATACATGTTATCTCAAAGCTTCAGTTTCCAGAATATCGAGCATGCCGGAATTGATTTACTCTTTACGACGCGACCCAAGCCGGCTGAAGTACCGGAGACCATCGTTGTTATGATCGATGAGAAATCGTATGCGGAGGAATTCGGTTATTATGATCCATTGCCTCGCCGTTACATTGCGCGGCTCATAGACACACTTGCCGCCAAAGGCGCAAAAACGATCGCTCTCGATATTGCTTTTTATGATAAACTGGATATGCTTGACCCTAATGGGGACTCGATACTGGTCAAGTCTATGAAACGCGCCGGCAATGTTATTGCCGTATCGATCTGGTATCCGCAGGAGGACGGCACTTTGAAAAATCAGATGCCGCATCCGTTTTTTATGTCCGGATTAAAGGGAGTAGGTTACGCGAATCTCCAGATTTACGGATCCGGTGTGCTGTCCAGTGTGCGCGCAGTTCGTCCCATCCAAAAAATGGGAGATGGGGAAATCATTTTATCTTTTTCTGCGCTCGCATATTGCGAGATCATGGATCTTCAAAAAGAGAAATTTGTCGAAGCAGTTGAAAATAGAAAATGGGATATTGTTCCGCCAATACCGCTTGACGGACAGGGCAATATGATTATCAATTATGTGGGGCCGCCGGCGACGTGGATCAAACAGCCGAACGGAGAATGGACGCAGAATAAAGAAGGAACAATTAACACTTATCGAAGCAGCAAGATAACCGGCGAAGAATCTAGCCAGTGGCCGGAGGATTTTTTGAAAGACAAGCTCGTGATTGTTGGAAACGGGTCGGAATTTGCAGTCGATCGGTTCATAACTCCATTTTACAACAATGCACAAAACAACTGGATGTACGGAGCCGAAGTTCACGCAAACGCCTTTCTTACTTTGCTTAACAAGCGTTTCCTTGAAAAAAGTTCACCGACGGTGACTTTCGCAATTGCATTATTATTCTGTTTTTTAATGGTGTGGGCTACTGTTCGATTTGGTTTTATGGGTGAAATTGGCGTTGCATGGGTGTTGCTCATATTTACTTGGGGATTGAGCTATTATCTTTTTGCCGAAAAGGGGATTTGGTTCCCTGCCTGGAGCATAACCATCGCCGTTATTTTTGCATATTTTTCCACATCGATATACCAGGCCTTTACCGAAGAGAAAAATAAGAAACAAATTAAGAGTATGTTCTCGCGATATGCACCACCGGCCTATGTGGATGCGCTTGTCAAAGATCCTTCTAAACTGGAGCTCGGCGGCGAGGAAAAAGAGATCAGTATTCTTTTTTCAGACATTGAAGGTTTTACGACTATCTCTGAGTCATTATCACCAAGAAAATTGATCGAAATGCTGAATGATTATCTCAATACCATGACGCATCTGATTTTCAATCAGGGCGGCAGTCTGGACAAATATATCGGTGACGCTATTGTGGCCGTTTTTGGTGCGCCTTTACCTCAAAATGAACACGCACTGCACGCCTGCTATGCAGCTCTGGATATGCAGAAAGCGCTGATTGAATTTCGTAAGAGAACCATGGAAATGGGATTGCCGGCTGTACGGAGCCGTGTCGGTATTAATACCGGTAATGTCGTTTTCGGAAACATCGGTTCTGATATCCGTTACGATTATACCGGTATCGGGGATCATATGAATTTGGCTTCACGTCTGGAAGGGGCAAATAAAGAATACGGAACGTACATCATGATCAGTGAATTCACATATCATCAGGTGCGTGAACGCGTGATTGTCCGTGATCTGGACTTGATCGTTGTCAAGGGAAAGAGTAAGCCTGTAAAAGTTTTTGAACTGATAGGAAGAGCAAATGAACCGTTGCCTGAAGCGGCTCGTAAGCTTGTTGAGTTTTACCAGGAAGGAATCATGTTGTACCGTCAGCAGAATTGGAATGAAGCGGTCAGAAAATTTGAACAGGCGCTCACGTATTCACATACGGACGAACCGTCAAAGTTGTATATAACAAGGTGCAAGGAACTGATTTCTAATCCTCCGGGCGCCGACTGGGATGGGTCTTACCATATGACGAGTAAATAAAAGCTTGTAATTGCCTGCATCTTTGAATAATTTTATTTAACTAATACGATTTACTTTGGGTTACTCGCCGGAATACATAACATCTAAAATTTGTAAATCTGTTACTGATACACATAACGTAAGGAGAGGTGAGTTATGAATAATCCGTTAATTAAGACCATCGGCAAGTTGGTATTGCTTTCCGTTTTCTCATTTTCGATTGCCGCCGCTCAAGATGTGGCGTTCTTTTCGAAAGTGAAGGGAAGCGTCAAAATTACCGACGCTAACGGTAAGGAAAAGAAAGCGACTTCCAGCACAAAATTAGCTGACGGCGATAAGGTTTCAACCGGCGCCGACGGCAGCGCTACCATTATGTACTACTCCGGTAAGGAAGTTGTTTTAGCAGCTAAGAAGTATCATACGGTCAAGAAAAAACAGGAAGAAAGTTCCTTCTTATCTGGTCTATATAGCACGTTATCAGGACTTGTTTGGGGACAAGCTTCCGACGCTTCAATGGCAGGAGCTACTCGAGCATGGGCCGGCGATGCCAACCGCATGATCACGGCAACATACCCATCCGAGACTAAGATATTGGAGTCCGAACCTGTTTTCAAATGGGCTGACCATCGCAAAGTTGCAGGCAAGAATTTTGTTGTTACGATCAAGAGTGAGATCAGCGATTTTAAATATGAAATCAATGTGTCCGGTGTTAACGAAGTTGCTTATCCGAAGGTAGCGCCGAAACTGAAAGTAGAAGAAAAATATATTTGGACGGTCAAAGATGCCGCAGGCGCTGATGTATCTCCCGCCGTTAAGTTTTCATTGCTTGATCCGGGTGAATCTGAGAACATGAATGATGATTTGAAAGAAGTTCAGAAAGTCTGCAATAACGATATTACGAATCCGCAATGGTATCTATTGACGGCTGCGTTATATCGCGATTACGGCTTGATGCGTCAGGCCGAAACGGCCATCCAAAGCCTCATTCAATTAAAGCCGGACATGGCTCAGGCGCGTATCATGCTCGCCACGTTATATAAGGAAACGGGACGGTTGGAAGAGGCTAAACTGGAAGAAGAAGCTGCGCGTAAATTAAGCGAAGGCGGAGCGAAGTAGATCTGCTCAAAATAACTCATTTAAAAAGCGATGATGTAAATATCATCGCTTTTTTATTTTATATCGTTCAAAATAAATTGAGCAATTTCATCAGTAACTGAGTCAGGGCGACGGCGGGTATGAACGTCAGAAAATTCCGTCAATTGTTTTATCATATTTGCTCTATATTCACTATCGGTCAGTATACCGTTCATCTCAACAGCGATGGAAGAGGGATTGGCCTGATACTGAACAAACTCTTTAACAATTACTTTAGCGGATAAAATATTAATAAGAGAAATATGGTGAATTCGCAGAAGAAATTTGGCAATAAGCCAGGTCAGCAAAGAAGTTTTATAAATGACAATAAATGGTTTCCCGAAGAGAGCGATTTCGAGATTAACCGTTCCCGACTTAGCGAGAATAACATCGGAGCGCTCCATGATCTCATATGAATGAGGTATAAGGCTAATAGAAAATCTTGCGGGCATACCCGTCCGGTGAATGATGTCAGAGTAAATATCTTCAGCAATCCATCCGCACCGGCTTATTAGAACGGAGATGCTTTTCCTGTTTGTGTTCCATGTTTTATCAAATTCGAGGATCGCATTGAGCATAATCGGCAAGATATTTGCAATTTCTTGCAGCCGGCTTCCTGGAAACAATCCGGCAGTGGTATTGCTTGCTTGATTTTCACTTATGTTTTGACAATATTGATCTCGTAAAACAATATCGTTGATGGGGTGTCCGGCATAAAAACTTTTGATTCCGTGCTGCGTATACAAGTCGTGTTCGAAGGAAAATAGAGGAAAAACGCCATCACATAGTTGTCTGATTTTACTGATTCTCCTTTTTCTCCAGAGCCACACTTGCGGAGGAACGAAATAGTAAATTCTGGGAGAAGTTAGTCCAAGACGTTTTTTTCGCTGAAAGATCTTCTTGGCAACACTGAGATTAAAATCAGGAAAATCGATTAGAATAAGGAGCGATGCGCCGGAATCGAAAATGTGATCGACGAGGCGCTTTCGAAGCAATAAAAGCCGTGGGATGTGAAGGAGGACTTCACTGACACCCATGATGGAAAGTTCGGAGATAGTGCAGTCAAGCGAAACTCCGGCTTTCCGCATAGCTTCGCCGCCAACGCCGCTTAAACGGGCTTGCGGGGAGAGTTTTAGAATTGATTTTGCGAGCAGCCCGCCGTACAAGTCGCCGGAGGATTCTCCTGCAAGTAGTATGATGGACAGTTCTGAAATTTTATTCATATATAAGGGTTATAATAGCATATTCTATTTAAAGTTAATCGGATAAAAAATCAACTATGATTGAAAAGGAAATTGAAAATATCTTAAAAGAGTTTGCAGCGGTTGAATACGTCGTTAGCGACTCCAACGCGTTTTTTGCAAAATTTGAGATTATGCGTCTTAATCAGGATATGATGAATCATATTCAGAGCAAGCTGGCGCCGTTGGGTTATAAAGCCGTCATATCGAATTTATCGACGAAGACGGAAAATGGCTCCCATGCCGACATTGTTATCCTGAAGATATTCTCAGCAAATAATGGATACCATGATAGTGTACGTCCTTATCAATTTTTGCCCGAGACAAAAAGCCGATGGACGTGGCTCAACCACCCGTCCGTTAATCTTGTGCTTTTTGTATTTACTTTTATTGTTGTTTTTATTACGGGCGCGGCGACTATCATCAACAGAGAGATCACGGATGAGTGGAGCTGGATTACGGGATTTCAATTTTCATTTGCATTGCTTGGAATTCTCAGCGCGCACGAATTCGGCCATTATTTCGCGGCCAAGTATCATAAACTGAATGTCACACTTCCGTATTTTCTGCCAGGGATTCTGATTCCTCCTTACTTATTCACAGGTTTTGGCGGAACGACGCTGATGCCGGGTACATTCGGCGCATTCATTCGCATAAAATCTCCGATTCTGAATAAAAAGCAACTGATGGACGTAGGCGTTGCAGGCCCTATTGCGGGTTTTGTAGTTTGCCTGATTGTCCTGATTTACGGCTTCACTACCGTGCCTGATAGATCATATGCGTATCAATTCTA
This genomic interval carries:
- a CDS encoding DUF4159 domain-containing protein, coding for MNRAGITNEPVGSEQTSRFTIARIKYGGGGDWYGNKTALNNLLRYLKEQTNIVTGNSETFVELSDIKLFDYSFLYMAGHGNVKFSDADVKNLRTHLTHGGFLWCDDDYGIDKFFRREMKKVFPELEFVPIPFSHPLYHIYYNFPNGLPKIHEHDGGAPEAFGLFWKGRLVCFYSKNTDISDGLEGPDVFPEDGIEKHQQALKIATNIVVYALTY
- a CDS encoding cytochrome C assembly protein, translated to MKSTVLDRVFDGVILCLMLVALYFVFIWVPNEKTMGIIQRIFYFHVPAAWVAFLAFGIVFAASIAYLVSRNDHWDLIAAISAELGLVFCSIMLITGPIWAKPVWGIWWTWDPRLTLALVLWLIYVAYVMLRIYIDDEGKRARLSAVVGIIGFLDVPLVYMSIRWWRTQHPAAVMGGGEKSGLAPEMMLTFVICLVTFTALFFYLLQKRYGIEKAEQEINELYKKIGDRD
- a CDS encoding PorV/PorQ family protein encodes the protein MLRFVILIIFIGFSSSYAGESGYQFLRVGVPAKATGLGDTYVSQFGDVNTFMYNPAGLSKLSHRQFSAGYMNHILDIGSGYAAYAQPYKDIGVFGAGLVYFGYGDFQGYDASGYETSSFSSSDYALSLFYARQLKENVHFGATVKIIRSAIENYSSGAVAVDLGAIYVLQQYDMQLGASLLNAGFATHAFLDHKEKLPLSLQLGVSRKWNFTTFGLNLSDLNLPGNRLKRFAVSAEADPWEKISMRIGYNLQRKSELDLKGSGFLNGAAGLSAGLGFKHQNYVFDYSFSSWGIGAVNRFSLTVNL
- a CDS encoding adenylate/guanylate cyclase domain-containing protein; amino-acid sequence: MANSIRQYHKKLWITAIVLFSALLGYMLSQSFSFQNIEHAGIDLLFTTRPKPAEVPETIVVMIDEKSYAEEFGYYDPLPRRYIARLIDTLAAKGAKTIALDIAFYDKLDMLDPNGDSILVKSMKRAGNVIAVSIWYPQEDGTLKNQMPHPFFMSGLKGVGYANLQIYGSGVLSSVRAVRPIQKMGDGEIILSFSALAYCEIMDLQKEKFVEAVENRKWDIVPPIPLDGQGNMIINYVGPPATWIKQPNGEWTQNKEGTINTYRSSKITGEESSQWPEDFLKDKLVIVGNGSEFAVDRFITPFYNNAQNNWMYGAEVHANAFLTLLNKRFLEKSSPTVTFAIALLFCFLMVWATVRFGFMGEIGVAWVLLIFTWGLSYYLFAEKGIWFPAWSITIAVIFAYFSTSIYQAFTEEKNKKQIKSMFSRYAPPAYVDALVKDPSKLELGGEEKEISILFSDIEGFTTISESLSPRKLIEMLNDYLNTMTHLIFNQGGSLDKYIGDAIVAVFGAPLPQNEHALHACYAALDMQKALIEFRKRTMEMGLPAVRSRVGINTGNVVFGNIGSDIRYDYTGIGDHMNLASRLEGANKEYGTYIMISEFTYHQVRERVIVRDLDLIVVKGKSKPVKVFELIGRANEPLPEAARKLVEFYQEGIMLYRQQNWNEAVRKFEQALTYSHTDEPSKLYITRCKELISNPPGADWDGSYHMTSK
- the lpxB gene encoding lipid-A-disaccharide synthase, with translation MNKISELSIILLAGESSGDLYGGLLAKSILKLSPQARLSGVGGEAMRKAGVSLDCTISELSIMGVSEVLLHIPRLLLLRKRLVDHIFDSGASLLILIDFPDFNLSVAKKIFQRKKRLGLTSPRIYYFVPPQVWLWRKRRISKIRQLCDGVFPLFSFEHDLYTQHGIKSFYAGHPINDIVLRDQYCQNISENQASNTTAGLFPGSRLQEIANILPIMLNAILEFDKTWNTNRKSISVLISRCGWIAEDIYSDIIHRTGMPARFSISLIPHSYEIMERSDVILAKSGTVNLEIALFGKPFIVIYKTSLLTWLIAKFLLRIHHISLINILSAKVIVKEFVQYQANPSSIAVEMNGILTDSEYRANMIKQLTEFSDVHTRRRPDSVTDEIAQFILNDIK
- a CDS encoding site-2 protease family protein — translated: MIEKEIENILKEFAAVEYVVSDSNAFFAKFEIMRLNQDMMNHIQSKLAPLGYKAVISNLSTKTENGSHADIVILKIFSANNGYHDSVRPYQFLPETKSRWTWLNHPSVNLVLFVFTFIVVFITGAATIINREITDEWSWITGFQFSFALLGILSAHEFGHYFAAKYHKLNVTLPYFLPGILIPPYLFTGFGGTTLMPGTFGAFIRIKSPILNKKQLMDVGVAGPIAGFVVCLIVLIYGFTTVPDRSYAYQFYDPQSIYTGEPFWHFGNSLLFSFLGNTLAGNRMPEMYDIIHYPFIFAGWFGLLVTALNLLPIGQLDGGHITYSLLGKRQKYVGYFAFVAILVMGLLNNNNNWLIWAILILVLIKIKHPPVMNDHEGLDRTRQIIGIVSIIIFILCFIPDPIYLKGYTR